The DNA segment GCAGTGTCACTTATCTGAAAGTTTCAAgcgaatgaaattttttatattacAAGCATCCAAAATTTGTCTGATTTCATAAGTACAAGTAGCAAGCATTctatatttttcttgttttatatGTTTCCCTTCCCAGTGAACAGAACCTCCTGTTAATGCATCTGCATATCCCATAGTAATCACAAATCTTGATCACTGGAAACTAGGGtcaaattcataatttttttggtTTTCAAGCTATTATCTGCACATACAACTCTACAGTTTACTTTTAGAACAGATTGCTAAAGAATAAAAGTTTTAAGAACTGTACTGCAATAAGGAAAATAATAAAGAGTCAATGTCCTACTCGTAAGAGTCTTTATCATTAAACTTACTTCCATCTAGAAATTTGCGATTTACCATTTGCATGCTTGTCTTGCTCATCCTAAAGGGGGAATGTGTCAGATCCTGCAGAAGGTACACATTGCTACTTATGCAACTCTGAAGAGGCAATGTTCCTAGAAATAAATGACCAAATTATTCAGATTAGCTTTCAACGATAGATTTTAACATAGATGGGAGTGTCCGTTGCAGAACTTCTGCAGTAGCAAGTAAGATCTATATATTTATTCATATTTCAGATTCAACATATGGGATTAAACTGAAGTAGAGCTTCTGTGTTTCTTCAATTGCACTACAGAACTACTCAGTCCATAAGATTTACTGAACACATGATCCAATTGACATGCTCCAATAAACCAGGCAATCAGACAATTGGGAGTCCTGACcgtttgtgtgtgtatgtgtgtgtgtgtgtgtatatatatatatatatatatcgtcacTGTGAAAAAAGGATAAGTATCCTCATTTATGTTCCTTATTGTTGATACTCCGCTCACTCTAATAAAAATGCCTTTAAACTTTAGTTGTCAAAGGATATAAAATTCAGGTTTATATTTCTATACAACACATGAATATTTCAGTTGATCGAAAGTTTTGGTATGAGAAATACAAGGAAATAGTTAAATATAATTTGCTAAAGGTCATTTTTTGTCTAAATCTTGTTCTTGGTCTTCATATATCATCCCCATTTCATGATAATGTTCCTTTCCAATGCAATGCATGGACATGTCTGTTGTGATGAATTTATAAGAAGCAGCTTTAGTATTATATAATTCTCATGTGAAAATCATGAAACATTCTTCATGTGTGCTTCCATTCTTGGTGCTCTCAGGACACTTGTCTTTACCTGAAGAACCGAGAAAGTTTGAGTCAGTTTTCAAGATATCAAGGACGACATTCAACTACATATGTGCATTGGTCAGGGATGACATGATGTCAAAAACTTCACATTTAGCTTTTGCGGATGGCAAAATCCTATCTGTAGAAGATCAAGTTGCTGTTGCTCTGAGAAGATTAAGCTCCGGTGAGTCACTCTTGAATATTGGAGTATCATTCGGGGTGAACCAGTCAACTGTCTCCCAGGTGACCTGGCGCTTTGTGGAAGCTATGGAAGAGAGGGGCATCCACCATCTCAAATGGCCGACCACTCAAGAAATGGAAGATATTAAGTGCAAGTTCGAAAAGATCCGAGGGTTTCCAAATTGTTGTGGTGTCATTGGGACTACCCATATTATGATGTGCCTATCGTCAGCAGACACTTCTAATGTTATATGGGTTGATCATGAGAAGAAACACAGCATGTTGTTGCAGGCTATTGTTGACCATCAGATGAGGTTCCGAGATGTAGCCACTGGGTGGCCTGGGAGCATGAATGAGTTATCGGTGTTATGCAGCTCAGGCTTCTTTAAAATGTGCGAAAAGGGTACAAGGCTGGATGGAGAAGAAATGGAGCTGCCTGAAGGTTTTCAAGTGAGAGAATACATAATTGGAGACTCGGGTTTCCCTCTTCTTCCATGGCTTCTCACTCCCTACCAAGGGAAGGATCTTTCAGATGCCAAAACCGAGTTCAATAAAAGGCTTTCTGCAACCGTGGCGGTGGCACAGAGTGCATTGGCAAAGCTGAAAGATATGTGGAAGATCATTGGTGGGGAGATGTGGAGACCCGATAAGCACAGACTGCCAAGAATAATCCTTGTCTGCTGCTTGCTGCACAACATAGTAATAGACTTGGAAGATGAGGTGAGAGATGATGCGCTGTCATCCCACGAGCACGACACGAGTTACAAGCAGCAACTCTGCAACATTGCAGACAATAATGGAGTCATGCTTCGCGATAAGTTGTCCGCATATCTGTCTGGCAGATTGCCACCTTGAAATGAACATTGAACTTCTTCCTTCCTCAATGATTCTATCATTGGATTTGATGGCTAATTGTGTGTTTGCATTGGCTCCCACTTCCAACTGAAACTTGTGGGATGAGCTAGAGTTGCATTCCCGATTTGTAGAGCAACTAGAAGCAGActgaccttgatgttgtaaaagaGAATGCTGAAAACAAGATCAATTGACAATTGGCAGGGCAGGTCAGTTTTAGCACCATTGCTTGGCAAATCCTGATCTAGTGATACTGTGATACAAAAGGATCAAAAGGTTTGTGGAACCCAAATTTATTGCTTGTTTATGGATTACTTGCAATTTCTGACAGAAGATTTTAAGTTGGAATAAACACTTCCATAAAAAATACTGTGGGTCTAATACTCTTGATTACATTCCTAAACTTTCTGTGGTAGATTCAACTTTTTCTCTGGCAAACCCTTATCTTTCACTTTTGACTTGATTGATGCCGAATGTGAGTAATTTGTTCATACAATTTTGATCGCTTCTTCTgattcaatgttttttttttttctggctgGTCTCATCAATGTTGAGTGCAAGAACAAAATTAGCCCAAAAAAGACAAAAAGAAAGAGCAAAGAAAAGAAACTGCAAGCTCTCAAGAAATCTATTCATGCAAAAGAATTCTGCAGAAGCAAGATTTTGGGAGATGCTTTATGTCCATACTTCCATCTTCGCATTCAAATGTCCTGATAAGCATATTCTTTATCAGACAAGTCTTTAACTCCACACTACCTGTCCTTTCCATAATTCTTTATTAGGGTTTCGACAAGTCAACTTGTTCAGTTGCTTTGCTGAGATTGCTATCAAGATTGAGCTACTCTTCCTGCAAGATCAGTTTGTCTTTTGTTCCATGGTGTTTGGTGCTGTCTTTTTCATGTAATGCATAAGACAACCTCACTGAGTTGGGTAAGCATTTGCAGGTGTTTAGTTTTAACTCTTCTGCTGAACTCTGCCCATAGTCTGATAGCAACTGAAACCAAAAACAAATCAATATGCAAGTCCAGTAGTGGTGTAGAAAATACTCCtatcatcaattttatttgttggtCAACTCAAAGCAAACACTGAAACTTGAAGCAAACCACAAGAAATGATACTATAGTCGTTGTATACATGTGCAAGCAAAGCCTTGAATTTAGTGCTTTTGACTTCCCAAGTAGATCGATGTTGCCTTGATACATCAAGAACCATCTTTGATAACTATGCTTAGACATCTTGCAAATCTAACAGCCCACCAGTTTCTTGCTGACTTGCTGCGTCTTCTCCCTGCTTTCGTCCATAGATTCCTAAGTACACACATACGCTGCATGCCATATTAACTGCAAGCCAGAGAAGCTGTGTCTACTCCAGCTGTGCCATCTTCTAGAATCAACCTCCGATGTCCACATTCATGGCATCCCACAAAAGTCTTGTTGCTTCGTGGAGTAGCATATCCCAAACTGGAAATGGAAATAGCTGCACTTGATGTGctaaacactcaagcaattggtgATTATTCACTGGCATTAGGATTTGTTTCTTTAAGACTGCGTTACGGAAGGCATGACGATAATATGCAGGGGGATGTATTAGATAATGGATCGTCAATCATACATCGAAGTCAACCCATCCagaaatggaagaagaagaagaagaagaagcagaagcagcagcagcattgaCTACGTCTTCCAGCTAAAAGTCAGAACCTGTGAGGCCATCGTTGTCATGTTTCTTTCTTGAAGAACAATAATAATAGCACCAATAATGTCGTCACGTTGCACGGATTGAGCCTAAGATATGAAACGTGAAGAACACACAGATGCTGATCTTTGAAGCCCACTGCTGTCTTTTTGGGCAGTTGGCACGAAACCATGACGAAGCTAAAGTAGTGATAACGTTTAATAAAGGTCGCCGCATTCTGCTGACACTTAGTCGGCATTCTAGAACAGATGGGAATTGACCAAATTGACAGGTGCTCAGTTCCATTCTCCACCACGAAAACTGTGTACTCGTCATGCTTCATCCAGAACAACTGACTGATGTGGAGTCACACGAAAGCATGTAGAAAAACCAGGCGATGGTGATGCTCTCCACACCTTATCAACAAAGCTTTTAGTGTGTCTTCTGATCCTCTACTACCCACCTGTTTGGCACTCATCAGTGAGTGCCTTGCGAGAAGGAATAATGGCAAGCACACAGCAACATCCCTGTGCAGGTCTGCTGCTGACTTGTTCTGATCACTACTGGGTTTTGTTGCAGAGGATAAGAACAGAACTTGGTTGGATCTGTGTCAGTCTCTAGAACAGGAAGACCAGACTAATTTTTCTAAGACGGAACAGCCAATCCCATCATCGTCATCTCTGGCTGCCATTTACGTGTCAAGAAGGTTACCCAAAGTCTAGCTTATCTAAGCAACCAAGAAACAGCTCGCTTCACGTACCTATCACCAATCAAACACCTATAAGTATCAGCCTCCGGTATCTCCTGATCTCATTCATTTGCTTCATTCCTTGCTCGGAAACAGCTTCCTACATGGATGTCTTCAAGGACACGAAGAGATATAgactgggaggaggaggaggaggaggagagcagaTCGATAGCGTCAACATGGCCAATGTGCTGATGCTTCTAtctcaaggaggaggaggaagtggtGGCGGGGCGGAAAAGAGAGATCACTCGGGGCGGGTGTTCGAGTGCAAGACATGCAACCGGCAGTTCCCATCCTTCCAAGCGCTGGGAGGCCACCGAGCGAGCCACAAGAAGCCGAGGCTGGGCGGCGACGGCCATGGCCAGGCGCAGGGCGGGGCTGCCAAGCCGAGGGTCCACGAGTGCTCCATCTGCGGGCTCGAGTTCGCCATCGGACAGGCCTTGGGTGGTCACATGAGGCGGCACAGGACCACGGCCGAAGGATTCGGGCATGGCCTCACGGAGAAGCCGCCGGGCGACCAAAGAGGGACGCTGTTGGACCTGAACCTACCGCCTTTGGAGACTGATCTTAAGCTTGGTTTAGGATTGGAGATCGTAGATAAGACTCCAATGGTGGGTTGTGGACATTGATCGATCAGGCTTGgttcttcttttttgctcttcCTCTTCAATTTGCGACTTAGTTAGTATGCAACAAACACTTGGCACAAACTACGTTCACATTCTATTTATGTTAGGGCAGATTCTTGAGAGAGAGAGGACACAAGCACACGACTATGTACAGAATCACACCATGGTATTAatacattttgtttttttttttgagttctcTTCTCGTCGGAAATATTTCTTCACTCTTGTTTGCATGGATCCAATAATATTAATACCTGTGCTCTTCTCATCAAAGCCCAAAACCTAAAGGAACTCAGCAGACAACACATTACTAACGCGGTTAGTCAAAACCCAAGAAGGTTGTTTCTGCCTGGGAAGGATTCGTTCCTCCATGGCAATATTAATCTTCTCTTCCACTGCCTTCATCTCATTTATCCAGCAGTTTCCTTCGACGATATGGAGGCATCCACTGCCTTCATCTCATTTATCCTGCAGTTTCCTTCCACTAGACCCCTCAGGAGACATGGAGGCATCCTATCTGCGATCCATGAGATAGCACTACTAGTTATAGAGGTATGGCATAGTTTTTACCATTAAAAACATTTGTTCTTTCTGGCTGTCCATGACAACCGGAAGCTAGAAGGATGAAGGCTCTCAGAGTCCTCACCCCCATGTTCGTATATCAGTAAATCTTTATGATCTGTGGAAGGAAGGCCTCTTGaagacaaaaataataataataactttaaGAAACTATAAATCTTTTCAGAGTCTCATCCGGAAAAGATTGTAaattctgaatttttttttagaGTTTCATTGAGAAGAATATTTTAAAACTGGGAAACTTCACGTCATTGATGTTCTATATTGATTATTtgtccttgttatttattttttgtttggttTTCTATAAGATGTGTTTTCAAATATAAGACAAAAGGATTTTGGAGTATTGGATTTAAGACTCATATAAAATCATTCACAGAGGACAAAACACCTTATTTTCAAGAACACACTTTAAAGCAAATATATTTTAGTTCAAAGATTATcatgtattttttttcctttgagaaaaagatattttatgatcTTTGTTATTTCCTTTGAGGATTATTCTTGTTTTCTTTGGATCTTGTACTCCACTATGGTCTCTGTCTTCTACTGTGACTTGTTTTTTGCAGCCTCAAGTCTTATAtctacaataaataaataataagttcTCTTCGTCTTGTATTTAATAAAATTAGTGAATAAATAACAACAATGTTTCCCCGCAAGTAAAGGGAACACAAAGTAGTCGATTACATGTGGTGTTCATTCAAAAGGGCATAATGACGAAGAGGCACACTTTCTATTTACCCAAATGTGGATTATATACAAAGATCAACTTAAAACCAATTTTGATGGAAACAAATTTGATCTCCATGTGGTAGCAAAAGTCAACTCAATCACCACTATGCAACTGTCTTAAGAAAATGTCCATATGGTCAACCGACTAGAAAAACGACAATCAATCAACTGTATTCAACTGTCCATGTAGTTTACCAATATATGATGGAGCAACACTTTGGATGGAAAGAAATGAAAGGAAATGTATCTACATCCAAAAATAATGATGATAGTAAATGAATCACAACACAACATCTAAAGCAACAACCGAATAACATTTAGAAATCTCCATTATAgcaagcaatatatatatatatatatatatatatatatatatatatatatatatatatatatatatatatatatatatatatatataatatatctaaaCCATGAGAGATCCAATATATACATAAAGGATGACAAAATCTGGCACGCTGATGTGACAGAAAGATGGTAAAGCATTCAATCCAACACTGATTTCAAAAAGACAATAGAATAGGAATCGCAAGTTCGCAATCCCAAAGCGAGAAAGAATTGTCGGATTAGTTCACCCGTCTAAGACCCAATGTCAGCGAAAATTATAAGGATTAAAATCACAAGCACGCGCCGTGTCTCCATTATAATCATAGCATCACTACCTATGACAAGCAAATTAGTTACGACTACTACACCCAAACCATCCCACACAACCCCCATCATTCTCTCAAGATCCACAGCATGCTGATCTTGATGCTGCAGTACCCTCAGCAGCTGCCTGATCTGGTTTGTTAATCTTGATTGTCCGATCCTGCAGCCAAACAACTAATTAAGCTCTATGATGAGGGTACTCACTCTGCTATTTtaacatcaaaagaaaatctttctACCTCAGGTTTGTTATCGGTTTCTGCAAGTCTTTGCTTTATATCTCTAGCTATCGAAAAGAAGACCTGTTCCACATTTAGATTTGTCTTTGCACTCTGCAGCATTAGAACAAAGTTATTATAAAGTATGAATTACCAtgaaattataaaagtaaaaagaTACCCAACACTTTAATACTTACAGTTTCAAAGAACTTAATTCCATACTCATCAGCAAGTGCTTGTCCCTTTGCAGTTGGCACAGCCTGTATTATCACAGTTTAAACACCATGTTAGCAGAAGAGAAAAGACAAACCGAGGGAAAAAAGTAAAGCAACCAGCTAAAATGGACAATGGGAACATACTCTTTTGCTCTCATCCATGTCAGCCTTGTTGCCCACAAGAATCTTGTTGACATTATCAGATGCATGTTGTTCGATGTTGCGAATCCAATTCCTTATGTCTGTATGTCATAAAAACCGTGCACCATGGAACTCACAAGGCAAAAATGTAAACACTAAGCTATAAAAACAAAAAGTGTAAAAAGTGATTACTGTTAAAAGATGACTCATCAGTGACATCATAAACAAGCAAGATACCCATGGCACCTCGATAGTAAGCTGCAACAAAAGAAAATAGGATTTGTTAGACCAGCAAAGCTTCTGGAAAAGCCAACCTATATCAAGATTCACCCTGTAAAAATACCAATTGCATAAAGAGGAAAAAAGAAACTACCAGTTGTTATAGTTCGAAAGCGCTCCTGACCAGCCGTATCCCAAATTTGCAGTTTAATCCGCTTGCCATCTAGCTCAATTGTCCTTATCTTAAAATCAATACTGTGTAAAGACAAGGATATTGCAATCAGAACTACAAAGTTGTGGATATTGGGCAATAACAACAGGATGAGAAGttcaaaaggagagaaaaaggTAACTGTCGGTGCTTGAAA comes from the Musa acuminata AAA Group cultivar baxijiao chromosome BXJ1-10, Cavendish_Baxijiao_AAA, whole genome shotgun sequence genome and includes:
- the LOC135595204 gene encoding protein ALP1-like isoform X1, which translates into the protein MGPVRGFRRRKRAAKDAAAAGQEGGDWWVDFSRRITGHLSLPEEPRKFESVFKISRTTFNYICALVRDDMMSKTSHLAFADGKILSVEDQVAVALRRLSSGESLLNIGVSFGVNQSTVSQVTWRFVEAMEERGIHHLKWPTTQEMEDIKCKFEKIRGFPNCCGVIGTTHIMMCLSSADTSNVIWVDHEKKHSMLLQAIVDHQMRFRDVATGWPGSMNELSVLCSSGFFKMCEKGTRLDGEEMELPEGFQVREYIIGDSGFPLLPWLLTPYQGKDLSDAKTEFNKRLSATVAVAQSALAKLKDMWKIIGGEMWRPDKHRLPRIILVCCLLHNIVIDLEDEVRDDALSSHEHDTSYKQQLCNIADNNGVMLRDKLSAYLSGRLPP
- the LOC135595204 gene encoding protein ALP1-like isoform X2, whose amino-acid sequence is MMSKTSHLAFADGKILSVEDQVAVALRRLSSGESLLNIGVSFGVNQSTVSQVTWRFVEAMEERGIHHLKWPTTQEMEDIKCKFEKIRGFPNCCGVIGTTHIMMCLSSADTSNVIWVDHEKKHSMLLQAIVDHQMRFRDVATGWPGSMNELSVLCSSGFFKMCEKGTRLDGEEMELPEGFQVREYIIGDSGFPLLPWLLTPYQGKDLSDAKTEFNKRLSATVAVAQSALAKLKDMWKIIGGEMWRPDKHRLPRIILVCCLLHNIVIDLEDEVRDDALSSHEHDTSYKQQLCNIADNNGVMLRDKLSAYLSGRLPP
- the LOC135595205 gene encoding zinc finger protein ZAT12-like, which translates into the protein MDVFKDTKRYRLGGGGGGGEQIDSVNMANVLMLLSQGGGGSGGGAEKRDHSGRVFECKTCNRQFPSFQALGGHRASHKKPRLGGDGHGQAQGGAAKPRVHECSICGLEFAIGQALGGHMRRHRTTAEGFGHGLTEKPPGDQRGTLLDLNLPPLETDLKLGLGLEIVDKTPMVGCGH
- the LOC103999909 gene encoding ras-related protein RABE1c isoform X2; translated protein: MAAPPARARADYDYLIKLLLIGDSGVGKSCLLLRFSDGSFTTSFITTIGIDFKIRTIELDGKRIKLQIWDTAGQERFRTITTAYYRGAMGILLVYDVTDESSFNNIRNWIRNIEQHASDNVNKILVGNKADMDESKRAVPTAKGQALADEYGIKFFETSAKTNLNVEQVFFSIARDIKQRLAETDNKPEDRTIKINKPDQAAAEGTAASRSACCGS
- the LOC103999909 gene encoding ras-related protein RABE1c isoform X1 yields the protein MAAPPARARADYDYLIKLLLIGDSDRKLGSFVYATEDICLGSSGQQRLLSAYKLRVVAIGTSNMEVSMLWYQHSSIGVGKSCLLLRFSDGSFTTSFITTIGIDFKIRTIELDGKRIKLQIWDTAGQERFRTITTAYYRGAMGILLVYDVTDESSFNNIRNWIRNIEQHASDNVNKILVGNKADMDESKRAVPTAKGQALADEYGIKFFETSAKTNLNVEQVFFSIARDIKQRLAETDNKPEDRTIKINKPDQAAAEGTAASRSACCGS
- the LOC103999909 gene encoding ras-related protein RABE1c isoform X3 gives rise to the protein MEVSMLWYQHSSIGVGKSCLLLRFSDGSFTTSFITTIGIDFKIRTIELDGKRIKLQIWDTAGQERFRTITTAYYRGAMGILLVYDVTDESSFNNIRNWIRNIEQHASDNVNKILVGNKADMDESKRAVPTAKGQALADEYGIKFFETSAKTNLNVEQVFFSIARDIKQRLAETDNKPEDRTIKINKPDQAAAEGTAASRSACCGS